From Penicillium psychrofluorescens genome assembly, chromosome: 1, one genomic window encodes:
- a CDS encoding uncharacterized protein (ID:PFLUO_000147-T1.cds;~source:funannotate), with product MSLSSDKRARYTEVIDSILAKSDLNTISEKRIRKGLQDVIGYDLTPQKTEIKQLIMERFDIVAERNGVTASPEAAPTSNGVGDDDSISVAVPSPPPSSSPVKRDPDSDDGSEPTRGGPPTKKRKPDVDADALFAAKLQAEENLRARPTRGGGPRRTGPTKKRSKAKTAKRVKAEDDSDIESGSDTKKEVNRTGGFHKPLNLSPPLSELLGEVTLSRPQTVKKVWQYIRDHDLQDPSDRRQIRCDDAMRAVFKQDRVHMFTMTKILNQNLYNPDE from the exons ATGTCGC TCTCATCCGACAAGCGCGCTCGGTACACCGAGGTCATCGACTCGATCCTCGCCAAAAGTGACCTCAACACCATCTCTGAGAAACGGATTCGCAAAGGTCTCCAGGATGTGATTGGCTACGATCTCACTCCGCAGAAG ACTGAGATCAAGCAGCTCATTATGGAGCGGTTCGATATTGTCGCTGAACGAAATGGCGTTACGGCGTCACCCGAGGCAGCTCCCACGTCCAATGGCGTCGGAGATGACGATTCGATCTCGGTTGCGGTTCCCTCTCCCCCACCTTCGTCCTCACCGGTGAAACGTGATCCTGATAGCGACGACGGGTCTGAGCCGACCAGAGGCGGACCCCCCACCAAAAAGCGGAAGCCCGATGTCGACGCGGACGCCTTGTTCGCAGCCAAGCTGCAGGCGGAGGAAAATCTGCGCGCACGACCTACGAGAGGCGGTGGCCCACGACGGACAGGTCCCACTAAGAAACGGAGCAAGGCAAAGACTGCGAAACGGGTTAAGGCTGAAGATGACTCCGATATCGAGTCGGGCTCGGACACCAAGAAGGAGGTCAACCGGACCGGCGGGTTCCAT AAACCGCTCAATCTTTCACCCCCCCTGTCCGAGTTGCTCGGCGAGGTCACG CTGTCTCGACCTCAGACGGTGAAGAAGGTCTGGCAGTACATCCGGGACCACGACCTGCAGGACCCTAGCGATCGCCGACAAATCCGCTGTGACGATGCCATGCGCGCCGTCTTCAAACAGGATCGGGTCCACATGTTCACCATGACCAAGATTCTGAACCAGAACCTGTACAACCCGGACGAATAG
- a CDS encoding uncharacterized protein (ID:PFLUO_000148-T1.cds;~source:funannotate) encodes MAPSFDTLSEQDLHEEEEEEVDFSDLKAQYEVKLEEGLDTFIVIDGLPVVPADSKQKLVKFLLRKLNAVGHTSEDAVFMPLTDKGMSEGFAFVEYETPEQAVAAVKQLHGSPLDKKHTLQVNKLMDIERYGREGRVEEEYKAPEVEPFKEKEHLRSWMGDANARDQFALYRGDKVGVFWNNKGNPPENVVDRAHWTQLFVQWSPKGTYLASVHPQGVQLWGGASFSKQKQFPHPFVQLIEFSPLEGYITTWSSRPIQVEEGQPILTYEEDGKNIIVWDIESGKPLRSFVSHDLTAGPIPEGEMQPKKKVQWPAFKWSADEKYVARMLQGQSLSIYELPRMNLLGKTSVKIEGVNDFEWSPATVSREGTKQYEQLLCFWTPEIGSNPARVAMMTVPTKEIVRTRNLFNVSDVKLHWQSQGAYVCVKVDRHSKSKKSMATNLEIFRVKEKGVPVEVVDSLKDTVINFAWEPNGSRFVLITTGEAPAGSAAPPKTSVSFFATEKKGSTAGNFKLVRTVDKKNSNGIYWSPKGRFVVVATVHSQSSFDMDFWDMDFEGERVEAEKDLAANVQLMRTAEHYGVTDIDWDSTGRYVVSSASVWTHSMENGWNLHTFSGTTLSENPTEKFKQFSWRPRPATLLSKEEQKQVRKNLREYSKEFEEEDKYAVDIANTAVVETRKRVLNEWAAWIQREKELLAEEKEAFDLPEDVDSAKHALDAPPAGADEGETVVEELVEEIIEETEEVVL; translated from the exons ATGGCGCCCAGCTTCGATACTCTGTCCGAGCAGGATCTccacgaggaggaggaggaagaggtggacTTCTCCG ATCTCAAGGCGCAGTACGAAGTCAAACTCGAGGAGGGCTTGGACACATTCATCGTCATCGACGGGCTTCCCGTCGTGCCCGCCGACAGCAAGCAGAAACTAGTCAAGTTCCTTTTGAGAAAACTCAATGCGGTGGGCCACACCTCCGAAGATGCGGTGTTCATGCCGCTTACCGACAAGGGCATGTCCGAAGG GTTCGCCTTTGTCGAGTACGAAACCCCCGAAcaggccgtcgccgccgtcAAGCAGCTGCACGGCTCCCCTCTCGACAAGAAGCACACTCTGCAGGTCAACAAATTGATGGATATCGAACGCTACGGTCGCGAGGGCCGCGTGGAGGAGGAATACAAGGCGCCTGAGGTGGAGCCgttcaaggagaaggagcacCTGCGCTCGTGGATGGGTGATGCCAACGCCCGTGATCAGTTCGCCCTCTACCGGGGCGACAAGGTGGGCGTGTTCTGGAACAACAAGGGCAACCCGCCGGAAAACGTCGTTGATCGCGCTCACTGGACACAACTTTTCGTGCAATGGTCCCCCAAGGGTACCTACCTTGCTTCCGTTCACCCGCAGGGTGTGCAGCTCTGGGGCGGCGCATCCTTCTCGAAACAAAAACAATTCCCCCACCCGTTCGTGCAGCTGATTGAATTTTCGCCGCTTGAGGGATACATAACAACCTGGTCGTCGCGGCCAATCCAGGTGGAGGAAGGCCAGCCGATCCTGACCTATGAGGAGGATGGAAAGAACATCATCGTTTGGGATATCGAGTCGGGCAAGCCTCTCCGGTCTTTTGTCTCGCACGACCTAACCGCAGGCCCTATCCCCGAGGGCGAGAtgcagccgaagaagaaggtgcagTGGCCCGCGTTCAAGTGGTCCGCGGATGAGAAGTACGTGGCGCGTATGCTCCAGGGTCAATCGCTCTCCATCTACGAGCTACCCCGGATGAACCTGCTGGGCAAGACCTCGGTGAAGATTGAGGGCGTTAATGACTTTGAGTGGTCGCCGGCCACGGTCAGCCGGGAAGGTACGAAGCAATACGAGCAGCTTCTCTGCTTCTGGACTCCCGAAATTGGCAGCAACCCGGCTCGTGTGGCGATGATGACCGTGCCAACGAAGGAGATCGTGCGGACGCGAAACCTGTTCAATGTGTCTGATGTCAAGCTGCACTGGCAATCGCAAGGTGCCTACGTCTGCGTCAAGGTCGATCGTCACTCCAAGTCCAAGAAGTCAATGGCAACCAACCTGGAAATTTTCcgggtgaaggagaagggcgtaccggtggaggtggttgaCAGTCTCAAGGACACGGTGATCAACTTTGCCTGGGAGCCCAACGGCTCTCGATTCGTTCTCATCACCACGGGTGAGGCCCCGGCCGGCTCTGCCGCGCCCCCCAAGACGTCAGTGTCATTCTTTGCTacggagaagaagggcagcaCAGCTGGCAACTTCAAGCTGGTTCGGACGgtcgacaagaagaacagcaaCGGCATCTACTGGTCGCCAAAGGGCCGGTTTGTCGTGGTGGCAACCGTGCACTCGCAATCCAGCTTCGACATGGATTTCTGGGATATGGACTTTGAGGGCGAGAGggttgaggctgagaaggatCTGGCGGCTAACGTCCAGCTGATGAGGACGGCCGAGCACTACGGTGTGACCGACATTGACTGGGATTCCACTGGTCGCTACGTGGTCAGCAGCGCCAGTGTGTGGACTCACTCG ATGGAAAATGGCTGGAACCTGCACACTTTCTCCGGCACCACCCTGTCGGAGAACCCTACGGAAAAGTTTAAGCAGTTCAGCTGGCGCCCGCGCCCCGCTACTCTGCTCAGcaaggaggagcagaagcaggTGCGCAAGAATCTGCGCGAGTACTCGAAGGagttcgaggaggaggacaagTACGCCGTGGACATTGCCAACACTGCCGTGGTGGAGACCCGCAAGCGCGTGCTCAACGAGTGGGCAGCCTGGATCcagcgcgagaaggagctcctggccgaggagaaggaggcctTCGATTTGCCCGAGGATGTCGACTCGGCTAAGCATGCTCTGGATGCACCACCCGCCGGCGCGGACGAGGGCGAGACGGTGGTCGAGGAATTAGTGGAggagatcatcgaggagaccgaggaagtcgTTCTCTGA
- a CDS encoding uncharacterized protein (ID:PFLUO_000149-T1.cds;~source:funannotate) yields the protein MRTTVSLVSWHWLLLVVFSAIVSADEVIMVKDETTVTVIAMPTSPHPPSYTSQNDFKSTVLQTSNDYRAVHDANPLSWNEKLANYAKNWAEKCIWEHSHGPYGENLAYGYANASSAVDAWGNEGADYNFKKPTGFTEKTGHFTQLVWRSTTEVGCAAINCGYKDDSRHARRGPVLEDRAADGTSHAQGWFVVCEYKPGGNVVGDHNEFFRKNVRAANSSMTTTSPGTRPTVVALLLLGTVGIGFGLYG from the exons ATGAGGACCACCGTCAGCCTAGTCTCATGGCACTGGCTTCTTCTGGTCGTCTTCAGTGCCATAGTGTCCGCCGACGAGGTCATTATGGTAAAGGACGAAACTACCGTCACCGTGATCGCCATGCCCACTTCACCACATCCACCTTCTTATACCTCGCAAAATGACTTCAAATCCACCGTCCTGCAAACAAGTAACGACTACAGGGCTGTCCACGACGCAAATCCCCTATCATGGAACGAGAAGCTGGCGAATTACGCGAAGAATTGGGCCGAGAAGTGTATCTGGGAACACTCG CATGGCCCCTACGGCGAGAACCTCGCATACGGATACGCCAATGCCTCCTCCGCTGTGGATGCATGGGGCAACGAGGGCGCCGACTATAACTTCAAAAAGCCCACCGGCTTCACGGAGAAGACGGGCCATTTTACGCAGTTGGTGTGGCGGTCTACCACGGAGGTGGGCTGTGCGGCCATTAACTGCGGGTATAAGGACGACTCTAGACATGCTCGGCGAGGTCCTGTTCTGGAGGATCGAGCTGCGGACGGGACTTCTCACGCCCAAGGATGGTTTGTCGTGTGCGAATATAAACCAGGAGGCAACGTCGTTGGCGATCACAATGAGTTCTTTAGGAAGAACGTTCGCGCGGCAAACTCTTCTATGACCACCACAAGCCCAGGCACGCGGCCGACGGTCGTGGCCTTGCTGTTGTTGGGGACGGTGGGAATCGGATTTGGATTATATGGATGA
- a CDS encoding uncharacterized protein (ID:PFLUO_000150-T1.cds;~source:funannotate), whose translation MSNPKKGSRPATPRRDVLASLRMASMEEKARASLPAEIIALIFEHLGPADLVRAARCSKLMHEMAYDDTRWVQRLKRIGCWDETEARKHNEKIYETIAKLETAEQEETKSSEDGAHPTVSIEQKLADGFDKIDLVNTAPQPDILAAVDDPVLGVLKQAKSIRGEARQEYGKIHAALAPFYNDIGRSGPSFDTLVFTKYKDPKSQAQLLSQLLAFAKCDMADGWKERTDQLETTVSMFETAALNEFRKGYENDDIEGTMREYAHVLWTLNGGKSAVEFFIHHNHLMTQKSELGRAADCIDESTGNVKLQHTQAFFTRLSVAYNEQLSIMNRAFPRDMNVTSPFMEKVGQDVLSPFLTAIFDELHRSNMESYLTAISVTFVQCMNLSEALLPSRSSGDKFDEYLDKVITKIFEPHIDLYLAEELDFFRKASEAAVVDWDRQLSEQAASTESYLMSNINRQADKRDFLTSFKKVIMMPVNILPSFSGKAPEEPKSGSETNGRNSPAIKSPNRFSTISSPAPVLMEEVPTTELAAKAAIMKSKMEGIRSLFSIEIALSLVHSAKTSLERAAQFVRLGGETGRAAKQQCEAIFVSLLRILGHRHVIVGFDKAVDHLSNYRPREHEERDQSGVEPLVTFLELVNVGDLILQMMDVFYEQELIGTRLTDRNDFVDPAVKEKKKFEQMLDERVAAGLNKGIDVLMEEVDYILATRQLATDFNPGVSADPHRQTMDVGVSEAAAAVVDVASSHTQMLVGSTDKSTLDVFNQEVGLRLFTALCKHLKRQRISVEGSLKLISDMNHYFKFVQTLRNNELLLYFKVFRELAQIYLIDPSDAKELATLIADVERFQGIWRVEEVYEFAERRADWYQVKRDVERAMYGFGCSVM comes from the exons ATGTCAAATCCCAAGAAAGGCTCAAGGCCCGCCACTCCGCGGCGAGATGTGTTGGCCTCGCTGCGGATGGCGTCTATGGAAGAGAAGGCTCGAGcatctcttccagcag AGATCATAGCATTGATTTTCGAGCACCTGGGCCCCGCCGACCTCGTCCGAGCCGCGCGATGTTCCAAGCTTATGCACGAAATGGCCTACGACGACACGCGGTGGGTACAGCGATTGAAGCGAATAGGCTGCTGGGATGAAACCGAAGCGCGAAAACACAACGAGAAGATTTACGAAACGATTGCCAAGCTGGAAActgcagaacaagaagagaccaAATCGAGCGAGGATGGTGCCCATCCTACAGTATCCATCGAACAGAAACTTGCCGATGGATTCGACAAGATAGACCTGGTCAACACGGCTCCCCAGCCAGACATACTCGCGGCCGTGGATGATCCCGTACTGGGCGTGCTAAAGCAAGCCAAGTCTATCCGAGGTGAGGCACGGCAGGAATACGGCAAGATCCATGCTGCATTGGCACCATTCTATAACGACATTGGACGATCAGGGCCATCATTTGATACTCTAGTTTTCACGAAGTATAAAGACCCGAAATCTCAAGCGCAGTTATTATCGCAACTGCTGGCATTTGCGAAATGTGACATGGCCGATGGATGGAAAGAGCGGACAGATCAATTAGAGACGACGGTGTCCATGTTTGAGACTGCTGCGCTCAATGAATTCCGGAAAGGATACGAAAATGATGACATTGAGGGCACGATGCGGGAATATGCCCATGTATTGTGGACGCTGAATGGCGGCAAGTCGGCCGTCGAATTTTTCATTCATCACAACCATCTGATGACACAAAAGTCTGAACTGGGGAGAGCTGCTGACTGCATCGATGAGTCGACTGGCAATGTGAAGTTGCAACATACCCAGGCCTTCTTTACCCGCCTGAGCGTTGCCTACAACGAGCAACTCTCGATTATGAACCGGGCTTTCCCCCGAGACATGAACGTGACGTCTCCTTTTATGGAAAAAGTTGGCCAGGACGTGCTGTCTCCCTTTCTGACGGCCATATTTGACGAGCTGCACCGCAGCAACATGGAGTCGTATCTCACCGCCATCTCGGTAACCTTTGTCCAGTGCATGAACCTATCAGAAGCCCTATTACCCTCCCGAAGCTCTGGGGATAAGTTTGACGAATACCTGGACAAGGTAATCACCAAAATCTTCGAACCGCACATCGACCTGTATTTGGCAGAAGAGCTGGACTTTTTCCGGAAAGCATCCGAGGCCGCGGTGGTTGACTGGGACCGACAGCTGTCTGAACAGGCCGCTTCTACGGAATCATACTTGATGTCCAACATCAATCGACAGGCAGATAAGCGAGACTTCCTGACTTCATTCAAGAAAGTCATCATGATGCCCGTGAACATTCTCCCCAGTTTTTCCGGAAAAGCTCCCGAAGAACCCAAATCAGGCTCAGAAACAAATGGACGCAATTCGCCGGCAATCAAGAGCCCCAACCGGTTTTCGACCATTTCATCACCAGCTCCGGTGCTCATGGAGGAAGTCCCGACCACCGAACTGGCCGCCAAGGCGGCAATCATGAAATCGAAGATGGAAGGCATTCGATCACTATTCAGCATTGAAATCGCTCTGAGTCTTGTTCACTCCGCAAAGACGAGCCTGGAGAGAGCGGCTCAGTTTGTGCGACTGGGTGGAGAGACTGGCAGGGCCGCGAAGCAACAGTGCGAGGCGATTTTTGTATCATTACTCCGAATTCTGGGGCACCGACATGTTATCGTTGGGTTTGACAAGGCCGTCGATCATCTCTCCAACTACCGGCCACGCGAGCATGAGGAGCGCGACCAGTCTGGGGTCGAGCCTCTCGTGACCTTCttggagctggtcaatgtCGGCGATCTGATCTTGCAGATGATGGACGTGTTCTACGAGCAGGAACTCATCGGCACAAGACTGACCGACCGGAATGACTTCGTCGATCCCGCtgtgaaggagaagaagaaattcgAGCAGATGCTCGACGAGCGGGTAGCAGCTGGCCTGAACAAGGGTATTGATGTCCTCATGGAAGAGGTAGACTATATTCTTGCAACGCGACAGCTGGCCACTGATTTCAACCCGGGAGTTTCGGCAGATCCACATCGGCAGACAATGGACGTGGGCGTCAGTGAAGCAGCCGCTGCTGTGGTTGACGTAGCGTCCTCACACACACAGATGCTGGTGGGAAGCACCGACAAGAGCACGCTGGACGTTTTCAACCAAGAGGTCGGACTGCGGCTTTTCACAGCATTGTGCAAGCATCTTAAGCGACAGCGGATCAGCGTCGAGGGATCCCTGAAGCTGATAAG TGACATGAACCACTACTTCAAATTCGTACAGACGCTGAGGAACAACGAGCTCCTCCTTTACTTCAAGGTTTTccgcgagctggcccagATCTACTTGATCGATCCGTCAGACGCCAAAGAGCTGGCAACGCTCATCGCTGATGTTGAGCGCTTCCAAGGAATCTGGCGCGTGGAAGAGGTGTACGAGTTTGCTGAACGGCGCGCCGACTGGTATCAGGTGAAACGTGATGTGGAACGGGCTATGTATGGCTTTGGGTGCAGCGTGATGTAG
- a CDS encoding uncharacterized protein (ID:PFLUO_000151-T1.cds;~source:funannotate), with protein sequence MLARSALRVPSRAIARQSLGKTATRASSTAAGAEFASSPFYLTITASLATAAAAGSAAWYYHLYGQEAFAMTPAEEGLHPAQYPWVHERFNKTFDHAALRRGFQVYREVCASCHSLNRVPWRSFVGVMHTVDEMKAMAEENEYDTEPNDEGELEKRPGKLSDYIPAPYKNDEAARAANGGALPPDLSLIIKGRHGGCNYVFSLLTGYPDEPPAGANVAAGMNFNPYFPGTGIAMARVLFDGVVEYEDGTPATTSQMAKDVVEFLNWSAEPEMDDRKKMGVKAITLLTGLFAISVWVKRYKWSPIKSRKIVYSPPIRPRR encoded by the exons ATGCTGGCACGTTCCGCCCTGCGCGTGCCCTCCCGGGCCATCGCACGCCAGTCGCTCGGCAAGACGGCCACG CGTGCctcttccaccgccgccggtgccgAATTCGCCAGCTCCCCCTTCTACCTCACAATCACTGCGTCCCTCGCAACGGCCGCGGCTGCCGGTTCTGCTGCGTGGTATTACCACCTCTATGGCCAGGAGGCATTTGCCATGACTCCTGCTGAGGAGGG ATTGCACCCCGCCCAGTACCCCTGGGTGCATGAGCGCTTCAACAAGACCTTCGACCATGCTGC CCTCCGCCGTGGTTTCCAGGTTTACCGCGAAGTCTGCGCTAGCTGCCACTCCCTGAACCGTGTCCCATGGCGCTCGTTCGTTGGTGTGATGCACACCGTCGATGAGATGAAGGCCATGGCCGAAGAGAACGAGTACGACACCGAGCCCAacgacgagggcgagctcgagaagcGGCCCGGAAAGCTGTCGGACTACATCCCCGCCCCTTACAAGAACGACGAGGCTGCTCGTGCCGCCAACGGCGGTGCTCTGCCCCCGGATCTCAGCTTGATCATCAAGGGCCGCCACGGTGGCTGCAACTACGTGTTCAGCCTGCTGACCGGCTACCCCGATGAGCCCCCCGCGGGCGCCAACGTCGCTGCGGGCATGAACTTTAACCCTTACTTCCCTGGTACCG GTATTGCTATGGCCCGTGTCCTGTTCGACGGTGTCGTTGAGTACGAGGACGGCACTCCCGCCACCACTTCCCAGATGGCCAAGGACGTCGTCGAGTTCCTGAACTGGTCCGCCGAGCCCGAGATGGAcgaccgcaagaagatggGTGTCAAGGCCATCACTCTCCTGACCGGTCTGTTCGCCATCAGCGTCTGGGTCAAGCGCTACAAGTGGTCGCCGATCAAGTCGCGAAAGATCGTGTACAGCCCTCCGATCCGGCCCCGCCGCTAA
- a CDS encoding uncharacterized protein (ID:PFLUO_000152-T1.cds;~source:funannotate), with product MTHPDEDPSQDHFSGTQSLNRLRSLLPGPIARPSTPDAVSLPTTTVARQRASSVAASIDQDEHLAEKIAEQQEHGASLTGLLAEKETILYLAYGSNLASKTFRGVRGIKPLSQINVLVPELRLTFDLPGIPYAEPCFAGTQFRDPEKADDSAGEAEDEAWDVLGNSSVSEKAPLMVATEAHRNRWHKPLVGVVYEVTLADYAKIIATEGGGRGYRDVVVDCHAFPKSYKPADPVPEHPGTPAFKVHTLLSPRADEARRHKQCGITHTHAPRNPCGLSALFIKSQPHLRPDPEYAQPSARYLNLLTTGAAEHQLPIAYQTYLAQIRPYKITSTRQKIGKVVFLAMWGPALLTVMTLSKVFAGPDGRSPPWVVVFVDLVIEAVWKSYDLVFVKLFGDGERTVEPDDTL from the coding sequence ATGACACACCCCGACGAAGATCCCTCGCAGGACCACTTCAGCGGCACACAGTCTCTCAACCGACTGCGCTCTCTCTTGCCCGGCCCCATTGCCAGACCTTCCACTCCCGATGCCGTCTCCTTACCAACCACAACCGTCGCGCGCCAGCGCGCGTCAAGTgtcgccgcctccatcgATCAGGATGAACAcctcgccgagaagatcgcgGAGCAACAGGAGCACGGAGCCAGCCTGACGGGTCTACTCGCAGAGAAGGAAACCATTCTCTACCTGGCGTACGGGTCCAATCTGGCATCGAAGACCTTTCGCGGTGTGCGTGGCATCAAGCCGCTGTCGCAGATCAATGTGCTCGTGCCCGAGCTGCGATTGACCTTCGATCTGCCCGGTATTCCATACGCCGAGCCGTGTTTCGCGGGCACCCAGTTCCGCGATCCAGAGAAGGCAGATGACTCGGCTGGAGAggcagaagatgaagcctGGGATGTACTCGGCAATTCCTCCGTGTCGGAGAAGGCACCGCTCATGGTCGCCACCGAGGCGCATCGGAACCGATGGCACAAGCCgctcgtcggcgtcgtctACGAAGTCACGCTGGCCGACTACGCTAAGATCATTGCCACCGAGGGCGGTGGACGAGGCTACCGCGATGTTGTGGTCGACTGCCACGCGTTCCCGAAGTCGTACAAGCCCGCCGACCCCGTCCCCGAGCACCCAGGGACACCCGCCTTCAAGGTACACACCCTACTCTCACCCAGGGCCGACGAAGCGCGACGGCACAAGCAATGCGGAATTACCCACACACATGCGCCACGGAACCCCTGTGGTCTGAGCGCGCTCTTCATCAAATCCCAGCCGCACCTCCGTCCGGATCCCGAGTATGCGCAGCCGTCGGCCCGGTATCTGAATCTGCTTACGACTGGCGCCGCGGAGCACCAGCTTCCTATCGCTTATCAGACATATCTGGCTCAGATCCGGCCGTATAAGATCACTTCCACGCGGCAGAAGATTGGAAAGGTTGTCTTCCTTGCTATGTGGGGACCCGCGCTCCTGACAGTTATGACATTGTCGAAGGTGTTTGCCGGGCCCGACGGGCGCAGTCCGCCGTGGGTAGTGGTGTTCGTCGATTTGGTGATTGAAGCTGTGTGGAAGAGTTATGACTTGGTTTTTGTCAAGTTGTTTGGGGATGGTGAGAGGACGGTGGAGCCTGATGATACCCTTTGA
- a CDS encoding uncharacterized protein (ID:PFLUO_000153-T1.cds;~source:funannotate) yields MELSAMERDVAEEGPGGTGSLHSKPSSQLSTSPRIRRPVRQKMKASNKTEDQEESLLPSHDDLSKCDIGDETTSVSSPVPENANAKPMHKRKRASMAPMTYTKRRKAKRLAANGKRSSKLQLPLTTNPVVAVGATSTGLDPMNITDTVDTPGEHSTAPIDGQPEKSQGQKAPGRGRQMGQKLNVAFQEVVNEDSASIPGGSKASDNNDEPGNTFEPPSKQSPTGSVFRGHFQPMSSSDYAVQLITGDQATPTAFQQPSSSFQTNGSQDPFYTAYTDHFIPSFDSTPESQRPLLATKFSAEETDPGLRIHRPMPKCSIVDQNGSPRLLPQEDMYLRQDPGMIDSESRAGPILPSSTEAETADGWGDFRSSQSAQLMCTFHREISLNYYPLDCGKKEILKRLTKGTLFGPPLYLKWPRNGSRPVRNDDGNQVDLEKAAAIAPEPMTPVPHHRRDNAATMSASSLPQQESSPYDQIIEWMASLQEAHRVVTELMLETNESFTHQLDEEREAIAFVLDECHEESLWALDRLFRTQQVRMALYRESVTTMLQQHADLCMRLVWRLQEEE; encoded by the exons ATGGAGCTCTCTGCGATGGAACGAGATGTGGCAGAGGAAGGCCCGGGTGGTACTGGGTCATTGCACTCCAAGCCCTCGTCTCAGTTGTCAACGTCTCCTCGTATCAGGAGACCAGTCCGCCAAAAGATGAAAGCTTCGAACAAAACAGAGGATCAGGAGGAGAGTTTGCTGCCgagccatgatgatctgTCCAAGTGTGACATTGGAGACGAAACAACCTCGGTCTCATCCCCAGTTCCAGAAAACGCCAATGCAAAGCCCATGCATAAACGAAAACGTGCATCCATGGCCCCCATGACCTACACAAAACGCCGAAAGGCCAAAAGGCTGGCAGCGAACGGAAAAAGATCCAGCAAACTTCAATTGCCACTGACAACGAACCCTGTTGTCGCTGTGGGTGCAACTTCCACAGGGTTAGACCCAATGAACATTACAGACACGGTAGACACTCCAGGTGAACATTCAACTGCACCGATTGATGGCCAGCCAGAGAAATCCCAGGGTCAAAAAGCcccaggaagaggaagacaaaTGGGACAGAAGCTGAACGTCGCCTTTCAAGAGGTGGTTAATGAAGACAGTGCGTCCATTCCCGGCGGTTCCAAGGCGTCAGACAACAATGATGAGCCTGGTAATACTTTTGAGCCTCCATCCAAGCAATCCCCAACCGGATCTGTCTTCCGAGGTCATTTCCAACCGATGAGCTCGTCTGACTATGCTGTCCAGTTAATCACTGGCGATCAGGCTACTCCCACGGCTTTCCAGCAACCAAgttcttcttttcaaacCAATGGATCACAGGATCCGTTTTATACTGCATACACGGACCATTTCATACCAAGCTTCGACAGCACCCCTGAGTCACAAAGACCTCTGCTTGCCACAAAATTTTCCGCCGAAGAGACAGACCCGGGCCTGAGGATCCACAGACCAATGCCGAAATGCAGCATTGTTGACCAGAATGGGAGTCCTCGTCTTCTGCCTCAAGAAGACATGTATCTTAGACAGGATCCTGGAATGATCGACTCTGAGTCCCGAGCAGGACCCATTCTGCCATCCAGCACCGAGGCAGAGACGGCGGATGGTTGGGGAGACTTTCGGTCGTCGCAGTCTGCCCAACTGATGTGCACTTTCCACCGGGAGATTTCCTTGAACTATTACCCTCTCGACtgtggaaagaaagaaattcTGAAGCGATTGACCAAAGGCACGCTCTTCGGACCTCCTCTCTACCTGAAATGGCCACGCAATGGAAGCCGCCCGGTTCGGAATGATGATGGCAACCAAGTTGACCTCGAAAAGGCCGCAGCCATTGCGCCAGAACCAATGACACCCGTGCCACATCACCGACGAGATAATGCCGCGACCATGTCCGcctcctctcttccccaacAGGAATCCTCACCGTACGATCAAATAATAGAATGGATGGCTTCTCTACAGGAGGCGCATAGAGTTGTGACTGAACTCATGCTTGAGACGAATGAA TCTTTTACCCaccagctggacgaggagagagaggccATTGCCTTCGTGCTGGACGAGTGTCACGAAGAATCTCTGTGGGCGCTGGATCGACTGTTTCGGACGCAGCAGGTACGGATGGCCCTTTACCGCGAGTCGGTGACGACGATGTTGCAACAACACGCCGACCTGTGCATGAGACTTGTCTGGCGGCtgcaggaggaagagtga